Below is a window of Pseudarthrobacter equi DNA.
TGGCGCAGGGCCGGCCACTCGGTGTGCCAGGCGCCGTCGGGGCGTTCGTCGTTGAAGTTGGCGGCGGCCACGTGCAGCTGGGCGGCCAGCTGGGGTGCCTGGAGTGCGGCGCTGCGGACCAGGACGGACAGCACGGGGTTCTGCTTCTGCGGCATGGCGGAGGACACTCCCCGGCCGGCGGCACGCGGCTCGGCGAGCTCAGCCACCTCGGGCCGGCTCAGGAACAGGACGTCGGCGGCGATCTTGCCGAAGGCGTCCAGCACGGAGGCCAGCGCGTGGCCCAGGGAGGTGATGGCCAGGCGGTTGGTGTGCCACGGAGCCGGGGCCGGAGCCAGGCCCAGTTGGGCAGCCAGGGCATCGGCAAGGGTGAACGGCGTGGCGGAGCTGCTTTCCGTCAGCACGGTTCCGGCAGCGAGCGTTCCCGCCGCACCACCGAACTGGACAGGGAACTTCAGGCCCTCCAGCTGCCGGCCTGCGGCGGCCACGCCCTGGAACCACTGGGCCGCTCGCAGCCCGAAGGTGAAGGGAAGCGAATGCTGCGTCAGGCTCCGGCCCACGCACAGCGTGTCCGCATGCTGCCCCGCAAGGTGCGCGAGCGCCGTCGTCGTCCCTTTCAGGTCCGCCAGCACCGCGTGGACGGTGTTGCGGGCCAGCAGCATCAAGGCCGTGTCCAGCACGTCCTGGCTGGTCAGCGAGCTGTGCACGGCTTTCCCGGCCCCAACCCCGGCGGTGTCCAGCGCCGCGACGTTTTTCCGGAGGTCCGCCAGCAGCGGGATCACGGGGTTGCCGCCGCCTTGGGCCCGGAGGGCAATGTCCGCCACGTCGTAGCGCCCTGCCTCGGCCGCGGAGGCAACGACGGCGGCGGACCCGGCAGGTGCCAGGCCGGCGTGTTCCAGCACGGCGGCCCAGCCCGATTCGACGGCGAGGATTGCCGCCAGCACGGCACGGTCGCCGGTGAGCGCCGCCACGAGGGGCGACGCCGAGACGGGACTGAGCAGGCCGGCGTCGCCTCCGTCCGCGAAGGGGTGCAGTTCTCCGGGGGCGGGGTGCGTCACTGGAAGTCCAGGAAAACCGTCTCGCCCTCGCCCTGGAGGCGGATGTCCCAGGTGAGGCCGCCATCAGGGTCGCGGCGGGCGATCAGCGTGCTGCGGCGCTCCGGATCCAGCGAGCTCAGCAGGGGGTCGTTGGCCAGGGCCTCAGTGTCCTCCGGCAGGTAGATGCGGGTGAAGAGCCGGTTGGTGAGGCCGCGGGCGAAGATGGCCACGGAAATAAACGGGGCCGAACCGGGCTTGGTGGGGCCGGGGTTCACGGTGGTGAAGGTGTAGACGCCGGAGTTGCCCACGGCGCCGCGGCCCCAGCCGGTAAACGTGTAGCCGTCCCGGACCAGCGAACCGGTGCGCTGGACCACGTTGCCTTCGGAGTCAGGCTGCCAGATTTCCAGGATGGCGTCCGGGATGGTCTGGCCGGCGCCGTCGTACACGGTGCCCTGCAGGCGGATGGATCCGGGCGAACCGGGGGCCAGCAGCTCGTTGTCCTTCTCGTACGGGAGCGCGTAGCCGTAGAACGGGCCCACCGTCTGGCCTGGGGTGGGAACGAGTTTGGTGGAGTTGCTCATGTGCGTGGTCCTCTGCCTATTCGTTGTCGTCGTCGCCGGCGGCACCCAGTGCCTCGTTTTCGGTCCAGGTCCGCTTGGCCCCGGTCAGGACGATGTCCCAGTTGTAGCCCAGGGCCCACTCGGGTTCAGTGAGGCTGTGGTCGTAGCTGGCCACCAGCCGGTCGCGGGCGCCCTGGTCCACGATGGTCTGGTAGATGGGGTCCAGCGGGAAGAGCTGGTCGCCGGGGAAGTACATCTGGGTGATGATGCGCTGCGTGAACTCGGTGCCGAACAGCGAGAAGTGGATGTGTGCCGGGCGCCAGGCGTTCAGGTGGTTCTTCCACGGGTAGGCGCCGGGCTTGATGGTGGTGAAGCGGTAGGAGCCGTCCGGGCCGGTGATGCAGCGGCCGATTCCCGTGAAGTTGGGGTCGATGGGCGCCGGGTGCTGGTCCCGCTTGTGGATGTAGCGGCCGGAGGCGTTCGCCTGCCAGATTTCCACGAGCTGCCCGGCCACCGGACGGCCGTCACCGTCCAGGACGCGGCCAGCCACGATGATCCGCTCACCCTGGGGCTCGCCGTTGTGCTGGATGGTCAGGTCCGATTCCAGTGCGTGCACGTCCTGGTGCCCGAACGCCGGTGAGTACAGCTCGATGGTTTCCGGGTCTGTGTGGTGCAGGCTCTTGGTGGGGTGGCGCAGGATGCTGCTCCGGTACGGCGGGTAGTCCAAACGGGGCTGGACCTCCGGCTGCGCGTCGTCCTTGAGCGCGCGCCGGTAGGCCTCGCCGATGGAGCTGATCTCGGCACTGAGGTCGGCCTGGGTTTCGATGGCCTTGTCCAGCGGCAGGTGGGCCGCCTTCGGCTCGGCGGGCGGTACGGACTCATCCGTTTCAGGCTGGGCGTGTGTCTCTTCCGGCACGTCCGGCTCCTTTCTGGGGGTGTTCTCTGGTGCGTTGTGTGGTCAGCGGTGCAGTGAGTCGTATTGGACGGCGTGGCGGACGGGCGCATTCGGGGCGCCGTAGCCGCTGTAGCCTCCGCGGCGTTCCACCATTTCGAAGAACACGCTGCCCACGGTGGCTGTGTAGAAGTGCAGGAACTCGCCGTCCGCGTCCCGGTCGTACAGGAGGTTGAGCTCCCGGAGCGTGGCCAGGAAGCCGGGGGCGAGGTCGAACCGGGCGTCCAGGTCCTCGTAGTAGTTGGCGGGGATCTCAAGGAAGTCCAGGCCGCGGGACCGGGCGGCCCGTGCCGCCGCCACGAGGTCGTCCACCGCGAAGGCGATGTGCTCCTGGTAGGTCTTCGGGGCGTGGCCCTGCTGCACGGGGGCGAGATTCAGCACCAGCCGGACGGCGCCGTCGGCCGTTTCCATGACCTGGGAGCGGACCAGGCCGCTGGGGCTGGGGACCTCCGCGAACGGCTGCGGTTCCAGGGCGAGAGCGCTGGTGTAGAAAAGCACGGCTTCGTCGAAGTGCTGCCACGGCTGGGCCAGGTTCACGTGGTCGATCACCGCATTCAGCGCGGACCGTGCGTGTTCGAGCCCTTCGCCGAATTCGTGGGTCCACGCGGCGGTGCCGTCCGGGCTGCCCTGGCAGAGGAAGATCTCGGTGGAATCCGGGGCGGAGATTCCTTGGAAGACTTCCTCGTCGGCCTGGACCTTGCGGGCCACCACCGGTGCCTTGAGCTGCTGGGCCCGGGCTGAGGCAATCACGGGGGAATCGACGTCGAACCCCAGGGCCGCGATGGACGGCTCGGCGTGCGAGGCAGCCTGCTCGTTGATGATGACCCGAGCCTGCCCCATGGTCCACAGCTGGACATCTTTGGTGCGGTGCCGGCCTTCGAATCCGAAGCCAAGCTGGCCCAGGAGCCTCTCCAGCTGGGCGGTATCGTCCGCCTTCACCTCGGCGAAGTTGAAGCCGGCGGGTTCGTTCACCTTGGGGAGCGTGGCCAGTTCCATGGGATAACGACGCCGGTGGGCGGCGCCGCCTGCCGCCGCACCGTCCGTGCCGGTCCCGGCGTTGTCCCCGAGCCACTTGGCGCTCTGTTCCTCCAGCCAGATGAGCGAGCGCATGGCATCGACGGCCGTCCGCTCCACATCGGACTGCCGGAAAACGTCATTGAAGACCTCCAGCGACACCGGGCCGGTGTAGCCGGCGCGGACCACGTGGCCCATGAACTTGGCGAGCTCGAACTGCCCTTCGCCCGGAAAGACACGGTAGTGGCGGCTCCAGGACAGGACGTCCATGGACAGTTTGGGGGCGTCAGCCACCTGGACGAAGAAGATCTTCTCCGGGTTGATCTGTTCGATCGGTGCGGTGTCCCAGTCACGGGACAGGATGTGGAAGGAGTCCAGGCAGGTGCCCAGGTTGGGGTGGTCCACCATCTCCACCAGGCGGTAGGCGTGTTCGTAGTCGTTGACGTACTTGCCCCAGGCCAGCGCCTCGTAGGCCACCTTGACGCCGTGGTCCCCGGCCAGGCCGGCCAGCTGCGCCAGCTGTTCTGCCCGGACGCCGTCGTCATCGATCGTTGCGGTGGCAACGTTGGAGCACACCAGGATGGTGTCCATGCCCAGGCGGGACATCAGCTTGAACTTGGCCTCGGCGCGGCGGAGGTTGGCCTTGAGCAGGTCCGGGGTGACGCCGTCGAAATCCCGGAACGGCTGGTAAAGGTCCAGGCCCAGCCCCAGGTCAGCGGCCATTTTCCGCACGTCTTCGGGGCTCAGCGGTGAGGTGACCAGGTCCTGTTCGAAGATTTCGATGCCGTCGAAGCCCGCAATGGCGCAGGCCTGCATCTTTTCCTTCAAGGTGCCGGAAAGGCAGACGGTGGCGATACCAGTACGCATCAGGCAGCCACCTCCTCGGCGGCCACAAGCTCAAGGAAGTGGCTGCGCATCCGCTCCGGGTCGGCGTCGAGGCCGGTGAAGATCCGGAAGGCGTCGGCAGCCTGGCCCACGGCCATACGGCCGCCGTCCAGGACCTCGCAGCCCTTGGCGCGGGCGCCGCGGACCAGCTCGGTCTCGATGGGCCGGTAGACAATGTCAGCCACCCAGTGCCTGGGCTCGAGCAGCTGCAGGTCCAGCGGAACGCCGGGGTGCGCGGCCATGCCCACCGGGGTGCAGTGCACCAGGCCGTCGGCCAGGGGCATGAGCTGCGGCAGCTCCGCCGTGGTGCGTGCCGTGACGGTGCTGTCAGGGAAAAAGCCGGACAATTCCGCTGCGCGTGCGGCCGCCCGTTCGGGATCCATGTCCACCAGGTCCAGCACAGTCACGCCCGCGCTGAGCAGGGCGTACGCGACGGCGGACCCGGCACCTCCCGCGCCGAGCTGCACCACACGGTCCAACCGGGCGCCGGGGAGACCCGAGGCGAGGGCTGCGGCGAAGCCGGAGAAGTCGGTGTTGTGGCCGATGAAGCGGCCGTCCCGGATGACCACGGTGTTGACGGCACCGAGCCGGCGGGCATCAGGGCTCACCTCATCCAGGTGCTGCAGGACCAGCTGCTTGCAGGGATGCGTGATGTTCAGGCCATTGAAGCCCAGCGTGCGGGCGCTCCGGAGGACCTCGCCCACGGAGTCCCCCGCCAGGCCAAGTTCGAGGAGGTCAATGGGGCGGTACAGGTAGCGCAGGCCCTGCACGTCACCTTCCCGTTCGTGCATGGGCGGGGTGAGCGATGGCGTCACGCCATCTCCAACCAGTCCCACCAGGTAGGACTCAGTTCGTTGGCTCATCCGTGCAGCTCCTTTGGTAACGGCACCGGGCCGCGGGGCGGCACGCCGGTGACAGGGATTACAGTACAGCAATTGTTCATTCTGCGCACTAATGTTCGACTAGCGAACACTTAGGGCGGGGCTACCTTTGCGGAAGCCGCGCGGCCAGCTCAGCCGCAGCATCCTGCAGGAGCAATACGTGCGCCTTCAGCTCGTCCAGGGTCATGCGGAAGACCGGAGCCGCCGTCGCCAGCGACGCAAAGGCGTGCCCCTGGCTGTTGAGCAGCGGGACCGCGACGGCACGCATGCCGATCTCGTTTTCCTCGTCCATCACGGCGTAGCCCTGGCGGCGCACCTGCTCGATCTCGCGGCGGAAGCCATCGCGGTCTGTGATGGACTTTTCCGTCAGCGGCTCGAGCGGCAGCTCGGCGAGGAGGTTTTCGCGCTCGGCGTCCTCGGCAAAGGCCACCAGCGCCTTGCCGACGGCGGTGGCGGACAGCGAGCCCAGGTGGCCGGGGTCGCTGGTCACCCGGAACATCTGCGGGCCGTCCACCTTGTTGACCGTCAGGTGGTGATGGCCGTCGCGAACGCTGAGGATGGTGGCCTCGCCGGTCTGCTCCGTGACCCGGCGAAGGACCGGCAGGGCGGCTCCGGCGAAACCATGATGATTGGACACCCGCTGGCCCAGCTGGAAGATCCGCAGGCCCAGATGGTAGCGCCGGCCATCCGGCTCATAGTCCACGAAACCGTCGCGGGCGAGCGAGCCGAGGAGCCTGTAGGTGGTGCTGAAGGGCAGCTCCGCGCGCCGCGAAATCTCCGCTGCGCTGGCACCGCGCGGCTCTTCGCCCAGGAGCACCAACAGGCCAAGGGCCTTGCCCACCATGTCGGTCCGTTCGGCGCCCTTCCGGCCGGCACCCTTGGCCGCCTCCGGGGAATCACCCTGCACGTCAGGAATGGCAGGGCCACCCCCTCCCGTCGGATCATCCTGGACACCATCGGCCATTGTGGCTTGATTCACACTCATGCGTCGATGTTGCCACAATGTGAGAGCTATTTCTAGATGGTGATTATTTCCTTGACAAGTGACAGCCCTCACAGCCATCATTGCTGTATCGCACAAGTAGCTCTCACCATGTGGCTACTCGCTCGGGTCTTGAGAGGACTCCAGCCGCATCGCGCCCCGCCCGCACCCAGGCCGCGGCGGCTGCGACTCCTGAACCATCCGCGACAATGCCGTCACACAAAGGAACTCCATGAGCCAGACACTTCCTTCCGCCGGAGCGGGCACCGCCACGCATACCGGCACCCCCAAGAAAGCCGCACTCGCCAGCTTCCTGGGCAGCGCCGTCGAATACTACGACTTCTTCATCTTCGGCTCGGCGGCCGCACTGATCTTCCCCACGGTCTTCTTCCCCAGCGCTGACGCCAACGCGGCCATCATGTCCTTCGCCACCTTCGGCTTCGCGTACATTGCGCGGCCGGTGGGCGCCGTCATCCTGGGCCACTTCGGCGACAGGGTGGGCCGGCAGAAAGTCCTGATGTTCACCCTCGTCCTGATGGGTGCT
It encodes the following:
- a CDS encoding lyase family protein, translating into MTHPAPGELHPFADGGDAGLLSPVSASPLVAALTGDRAVLAAILAVESGWAAVLEHAGLAPAGSAAVVASAAEAGRYDVADIALRAQGGGNPVIPLLADLRKNVAALDTAGVGAGKAVHSSLTSQDVLDTALMLLARNTVHAVLADLKGTTTALAHLAGQHADTLCVGRSLTQHSLPFTFGLRAAQWFQGVAAAGRQLEGLKFPVQFGGAAGTLAAGTVLTESSSATPFTLADALAAQLGLAPAPAPWHTNRLAITSLGHALASVLDAFGKIAADVLFLSRPEVAELAEPRAAGRGVSSAMPQKQNPVLSVLVRSAALQAPQLAAQLHVAAANFNDERPDGAWHTEWPALRQLLALALGAAGHLRELAEGLQVFPDAMRRNLDLSGPLLLAEGVAAAVAPLLGDKDGRSGKQQLQDVVDRTLQAPPAEQASTYRKLFREAVPAAVVPDARLDELLDPANYLGQAAEISGRILASFPEFVTPPDANGASRG
- a CDS encoding IclR family transcriptional regulator, producing MSVNQATMADGVQDDPTGGGGPAIPDVQGDSPEAAKGAGRKGAERTDMVGKALGLLVLLGEEPRGASAAEISRRAELPFSTTYRLLGSLARDGFVDYEPDGRRYHLGLRIFQLGQRVSNHHGFAGAALPVLRRVTEQTGEATILSVRDGHHHLTVNKVDGPQMFRVTSDPGHLGSLSATAVGKALVAFAEDAERENLLAELPLEPLTEKSITDRDGFRREIEQVRRQGYAVMDEENEIGMRAVAVPLLNSQGHAFASLATAAPVFRMTLDELKAHVLLLQDAAAELAARLPQR
- a CDS encoding bifunctional sugar phosphate isomerase/epimerase/4-hydroxyphenylpyruvate dioxygenase family protein, with product MRTGIATVCLSGTLKEKMQACAIAGFDGIEIFEQDLVTSPLSPEDVRKMAADLGLGLDLYQPFRDFDGVTPDLLKANLRRAEAKFKLMSRLGMDTILVCSNVATATIDDDGVRAEQLAQLAGLAGDHGVKVAYEALAWGKYVNDYEHAYRLVEMVDHPNLGTCLDSFHILSRDWDTAPIEQINPEKIFFVQVADAPKLSMDVLSWSRHYRVFPGEGQFELAKFMGHVVRAGYTGPVSLEVFNDVFRQSDVERTAVDAMRSLIWLEEQSAKWLGDNAGTGTDGAAAGGAAHRRRYPMELATLPKVNEPAGFNFAEVKADDTAQLERLLGQLGFGFEGRHRTKDVQLWTMGQARVIINEQAASHAEPSIAALGFDVDSPVIASARAQQLKAPVVARKVQADEEVFQGISAPDSTEIFLCQGSPDGTAAWTHEFGEGLEHARSALNAVIDHVNLAQPWQHFDEAVLFYTSALALEPQPFAEVPSPSGLVRSQVMETADGAVRLVLNLAPVQQGHAPKTYQEHIAFAVDDLVAAARAARSRGLDFLEIPANYYEDLDARFDLAPGFLATLRELNLLYDRDADGEFLHFYTATVGSVFFEMVERRGGYSGYGAPNAPVRHAVQYDSLHR
- the pcaH gene encoding protocatechuate 3,4-dioxygenase subunit beta: MPEETHAQPETDESVPPAEPKAAHLPLDKAIETQADLSAEISSIGEAYRRALKDDAQPEVQPRLDYPPYRSSILRHPTKSLHHTDPETIELYSPAFGHQDVHALESDLTIQHNGEPQGERIIVAGRVLDGDGRPVAGQLVEIWQANASGRYIHKRDQHPAPIDPNFTGIGRCITGPDGSYRFTTIKPGAYPWKNHLNAWRPAHIHFSLFGTEFTQRIITQMYFPGDQLFPLDPIYQTIVDQGARDRLVASYDHSLTEPEWALGYNWDIVLTGAKRTWTENEALGAAGDDDNE
- a CDS encoding shikimate dehydrogenase, encoding MSQRTESYLVGLVGDGVTPSLTPPMHEREGDVQGLRYLYRPIDLLELGLAGDSVGEVLRSARTLGFNGLNITHPCKQLVLQHLDEVSPDARRLGAVNTVVIRDGRFIGHNTDFSGFAAALASGLPGARLDRVVQLGAGGAGSAVAYALLSAGVTVLDLVDMDPERAAARAAELSGFFPDSTVTARTTAELPQLMPLADGLVHCTPVGMAAHPGVPLDLQLLEPRHWVADIVYRPIETELVRGARAKGCEVLDGGRMAVGQAADAFRIFTGLDADPERMRSHFLELVAAEEVAA
- the pcaG gene encoding protocatechuate 3,4-dioxygenase subunit alpha; translation: MSNSTKLVPTPGQTVGPFYGYALPYEKDNELLAPGSPGSIRLQGTVYDGAGQTIPDAILEIWQPDSEGNVVQRTGSLVRDGYTFTGWGRGAVGNSGVYTFTTVNPGPTKPGSAPFISVAIFARGLTNRLFTRIYLPEDTEALANDPLLSSLDPERRSTLIARRDPDGGLTWDIRLQGEGETVFLDFQ